The region TGCGCGAGGCCGAGGGAGAGAGCGATAGCGAAAGCGATGCGGAGGCCGCCGACTCGCCGAGTACCGCGGCCGGCGACGACACAGAGAAAGCAGACACGGAGCCAGCAACGGAGCAGGAAGCATCAGCCACGGAGGCCACCGAACCAACGGGAACGGGTGACGACGAGCCGGTGGAGACCGATCCGTTCGGCGGCACCGAAAGCCAAGCAGAGCCTGAGAGCGATCCATTCGGCGGCCGGAGTCAAGCGCCGTCTGACCCCGCATCCGACCCCTTCGGTGGCAGCGATGCGGATTCGTTCGGTGGCTCGCAGGATCCGTTCGGCGGAGGCGGTGATTTCGACGACGACGATGACGCGCTCGGAGGTGGTGGCGGTTTTAGCGAGGGAGAAGACTCGTTCGGAGGCAGCGGTGAGGACGGTGGTCCAGCGTTCGACGAAGCGGAGTTGGACTCCGATATCGACCGCATCAACGTCGGAATCAAAGGGCTCGACGAGATGATTCTGGGTGGGATTCCAAAGCGCTCTCTGATGGTCACTATGGGCTCGGCTGGGACCGGGAAGACGACATTCGGCCTCCAGTTCCTGACCGAAGCACTCGAAAACGGCGACAAGGCGATCTACATCACCTTAGAGGAGTCCCGCGAGGCAATCCTCTCGACCGCCGAGGAGAAGGGGTGGCCGTTCCGGGAGTGGAACGACGAGGGGCAGCTGGCGGTTGTCTCGATGGACCCTATCGAGATGGCGAACTCACTGGCCTCGATCCGGAACGACATCTCCCGGCTGGTCGAGGAGTACGACGCCGACCGGCTGGTGCTTGACTCCGTCTCGCTACTGGAGATGATGTACGACCACCCGGCCAAGCGTCGCTCGGAGGTGTTCGATTTCGCGCGCTCGCTCAAGCGGGCGGGCGTGACGACGATGCTCACCTCCGAGGCAAACAGCGACGACGCCTACACCTCGCGGTACGGCATCATCGAGTATCTGGTCGACGCGGTGTTCATCCTCCAGTACGTCCGGCCCTCGAATTTCCGGGAGACCCGGCTGGCGGTCGAGATTCAGAAGATTCGAGACGCCAACCACTCCCGCGAGACCAAACCCTACGAGATTACCAACAACGGCATCTCGGTCTATCGGCAGGCGAACATTTTCTAACACACCGTCGCGACTGGCCCCGCTGGAGCCGGTGGGCGATTCGCCCTGATTAAGTGCAAGCGGGCCACTAACAGGATATGGGCAACGACATCACGAAACGGCTGTTCCGGCGGCTGTTCAACCGCCAGTTCCGCCCCTCTGACGTGGCCCAACAGGTAGTGGGCGGTTTCCTGCTTGCCGGCCCGTTCGTCGTCACCGAGGAGGTGTGGGTACTCGCTGGGACGATGAACAACCTCCAGTGGGCTGTCGTCGTCGCCATCGTCTTCGCCATCGGCTACGGGGCGCTCTACCGCGCCGACAGCGGCCGCGACGTCGAGGACGAAACCGAGGTTGCGGGCGTGCCGTTCCGGTTCGTGATGCTGATGCTGGTCTCGTTCGGCTCGGTCCTGACGCTGGCGTACAGCTTCGCCGCGCCTGAGACGTTCGGCGCCGGGCCCATTCAGACGGCCAAGGCGGTCAGCATCGGTGCCGTTTTCTCTGTCGTTGGAGCGGCCACCGCCGACAGTCTGTTCTGACGCCGCTTGCGGGGCGGCGCTGCTGGTTCCGTCCGGACTGACGACGGAGTTAAATCCCCGTCGCAGCTACGCTGTTGCAGTGAGTGCGACTGTCGAGACGCGCCGGGATGGCCGCGGTGAGGACCGTCACGAGGCAGCGGCCTGGGCGCTGAAAGAGCGAATCCGCAGGGAAGAGGGGGTGCTGAAGCAGCGACGCGGCTTCTTCCGTGACGCCTATCGCCGTGGGGAGTGCCGGCTGCTGTTCGTCGACGAGGAGCTCGCGGGCTTTGTCACCACTCGCCGCGACGGCTATATCCTCTTTCTCGCCGTTTCGCCGGCGTTCCGGGGCGAAGGCTACGGCGAGCAGTTGGTCGCAGAAGTCGCCCGCGAACACGATTCGGTGAGCTGTCACGCCCGTGCGACCAACGAGGACGCCCTGTCGTTCTACCGCCACATCGGCTTCGAGACGGTTCGTCGTATCGACGGCTACTACGAGGACGGCGGTGACGCCTACTATCTCAAACTGGGTGACGACCGCTCGCTCTCAGAGCGGCTCTCGGATATGGTTCGCCGCTGAGAGCTCTCTCCAACCGCCTGAACTGGACGAATTTTTCCCTATTCAGCATCCGGTAGCGCGGAGCCTCCGTCCTCAAGCGCGAGCCGAATGGCGACGGTAGGGCGGAGAGGAAGCGCGTTTGCGCACAGCTTAAGCCCATCCTGAACGTCCCCTGTGGCACTGCTGGCCTCGCACACGTC is a window of halophilic archaeon DL31 DNA encoding:
- a CDS encoding hypothetical protein (KEGG: hma:rrnAC2576 hypothetical protein); its protein translation is MGNDITKRLFRRLFNRQFRPSDVAQQVVGGFLLAGPFVVTEEVWVLAGTMNNLQWAVVVAIVFAIGYGALYRADSGRDVEDETEVAGVPFRFVMLMLVSFGSVLTLAYSFAAPETFGAGPIQTAKAVSIGAVFSVVGAATADSLF
- a CDS encoding putative circadian clock protein, KaiC (KEGG: hbo:Hbor_07920 RecA-superfamily ATPase possibly involved in signal transduction~TIGRFAM: KaiC domain protein, AF_0351 family~PFAM: Circadian clock protein KaiC, central region), giving the protein MGSGSLVVPVSEEEEDWFERAMREAEGESDSESDAEAADSPSTAAGDDTEKADTEPATEQEASATEATEPTGTGDDEPVETDPFGGTESQAEPESDPFGGRSQAPSDPASDPFGGSDADSFGGSQDPFGGGGDFDDDDDALGGGGGFSEGEDSFGGSGEDGGPAFDEAELDSDIDRINVGIKGLDEMILGGIPKRSLMVTMGSAGTGKTTFGLQFLTEALENGDKAIYITLEESREAILSTAEEKGWPFREWNDEGQLAVVSMDPIEMANSLASIRNDISRLVEEYDADRLVLDSVSLLEMMYDHPAKRRSEVFDFARSLKRAGVTTMLTSEANSDDAYTSRYGIIEYLVDAVFILQYVRPSNFRETRLAVEIQKIRDANHSRETKPYEITNNGISVYRQANIF
- a CDS encoding GCN5-related N-acetyltransferase (PFAM: GCN5-related N-acetyltransferase~KEGG: hwa:HQ2711A acetyltransferase) — its product is MSATVETRRDGRGEDRHEAAAWALKERIRREEGVLKQRRGFFRDAYRRGECRLLFVDEELAGFVTTRRDGYILFLAVSPAFRGEGYGEQLVAEVAREHDSVSCHARATNEDALSFYRHIGFETVRRIDGYYEDGGDAYYLKLGDDRSLSERLSDMVRR